Proteins co-encoded in one Halococcoides cellulosivorans genomic window:
- the trmB gene encoding HTH-type sugar sensing transcriptional regulator TrmB, with protein sequence MTDDLLDSLETLSDRLDFGEYEAAAYLTILEHGELTASEIADQTDIPQPRVYDTVRDLSDRGLVEVNESRPMKVLAIDPADAFDEYRVSFSTVVEGLTERYTQPARESEGISLVRSRPTILRYIEDILDAAEYELLLSLTPDLLDRYEDLLAAKIDDSVGVEIMISPSVEVPDADAYDYREVATAVRARRGVTSPVIAIADGQYAIYATREGVRGAEDRYGVIFDRSELGFLLSSFLNTVLWSTAETVLSYGEIPTFPRRYATIRRCVSELQSVEGPLYARIEGRDIVTGNPRVLTGKVSETAIDSNRVTASLQVETATETVEVGGQLAALEDIEAHEITIDRDPLD encoded by the coding sequence ATGACCGACGATCTCCTCGACAGCCTCGAAACACTCTCCGATCGGCTGGATTTCGGTGAGTACGAGGCGGCGGCGTACCTCACGATTCTCGAACACGGTGAACTCACCGCCTCTGAGATCGCTGACCAGACCGACATCCCCCAGCCCCGGGTGTACGACACCGTCCGGGATTTGAGCGACCGTGGGCTGGTGGAGGTCAACGAATCGCGGCCGATGAAGGTGCTCGCGATCGATCCCGCCGACGCCTTCGACGAGTATCGCGTCTCCTTTTCGACGGTCGTCGAGGGCCTGACCGAGCGATACACTCAACCCGCCCGCGAGTCCGAGGGGATCTCGCTGGTCCGGTCGCGACCGACGATCCTGCGGTATATCGAGGACATCCTCGACGCCGCGGAGTACGAACTCCTGCTCTCGCTCACGCCGGACCTGCTCGATCGGTACGAGGACCTGCTGGCCGCGAAGATCGACGACTCCGTCGGCGTCGAGATCATGATCTCGCCGTCGGTCGAGGTCCCCGACGCCGACGCCTACGACTACCGCGAAGTCGCGACCGCGGTCCGGGCGCGTCGGGGCGTCACCTCGCCAGTGATCGCGATCGCTGACGGGCAGTACGCCATCTACGCGACACGCGAGGGCGTTCGCGGCGCTGAGGATCGGTACGGAGTCATCTTCGATCGGTCCGAACTCGGATTTCTCCTGTCGAGTTTTCTCAACACGGTGCTCTGGTCGACCGCCGAGACGGTGCTCTCCTACGGTGAGATCCCCACCTTTCCCCGGCGGTACGCGACGATCCGTCGGTGTGTCTCGGAACTCCAGTCCGTCGAGGGCCCACTGTATGCCCGCATCGAGGGGCGCGACATCGTGACGGGGAATCCCCGCGTCCTCACGGGCAAAGTCAGCGAGACGGCGATCGACTCCAATCGGGTCACGGCCTCACTCCAGGTCGAGACGGCGACCGAGACGGTCGAGGTCGGTGGCCAACTCGCGGCGCTCGAAGACATCGAAGCCCACGAGATCACGATCGATCGCGACCCACTCGACTAG
- a CDS encoding ABC transporter ATP-binding protein, with translation MSRSALDDRITSSTASEATDDETVLSFDGVTKSFGGQPVIEDCSLSVRSGEVVTILGPSGCGKTTLLRMIAGLESPTAGRIEIDGDCVASPTANVPPEARDVGLVFQEYALFPHLTVAENVGYAVDDPDRVERALELVDLAGLGDRDPEALSGGQRQRVALARSLAPDPDVLLLDEPFSNLDVGLREQVRDDVLGILDAADVTTIAVTHDQREALAMSDRVAVLDDGQIAQIDRPERVFQHPATRFVARFLGRTAFVPGRIRDGCVETPVGPVPVDRLAGDPPTGDRIDLLVRPDDLLAQPDPAGTAVVEECRYVGPAAIHRVAIDDGPTVRCRHNHADVIDAETRVSVTIAADHDLAWFPA, from the coding sequence ATGAGTCGGTCCGCCCTCGACGACCGGATCACGTCGTCGACAGCGTCCGAGGCGACGGACGACGAGACGGTGCTTTCGTTCGACGGCGTAACGAAATCCTTCGGCGGCCAGCCCGTCATCGAGGACTGTTCGCTGTCGGTCCGATCGGGCGAGGTGGTGACGATCCTGGGGCCCTCGGGGTGTGGGAAGACCACGCTCTTGCGGATGATCGCCGGTCTCGAATCCCCGACGGCCGGCCGGATCGAAATCGACGGGGACTGCGTCGCGAGTCCGACGGCGAACGTCCCGCCCGAAGCCCGCGACGTCGGCCTGGTCTTCCAGGAGTACGCGCTGTTCCCACACCTCACGGTTGCCGAGAACGTTGGCTACGCCGTCGACGATCCCGACCGGGTCGAGCGCGCCCTCGAACTCGTGGATCTCGCCGGCCTCGGTGATCGCGACCCGGAGGCCCTTTCGGGCGGGCAACGGCAGCGGGTCGCACTCGCGCGATCGCTCGCGCCCGACCCAGACGTCCTCTTGCTGGACGAACCGTTCTCGAATCTCGACGTCGGCCTGCGCGAACAGGTGCGCGACGACGTGCTCGGTATTCTGGACGCCGCAGACGTGACGACGATCGCCGTCACGCACGACCAGCGCGAGGCGCTCGCGATGAGCGACCGGGTCGCCGTGCTCGACGACGGCCAGATCGCCCAGATCGACCGGCCCGAGCGAGTCTTTCAACACCCCGCGACCCGGTTCGTCGCGCGCTTTCTGGGCCGGACGGCCTTTGTCCCCGGACGGATCCGCGACGGATGCGTCGAGACGCCGGTCGGCCCGGTCCCGGTCGACCGACTCGCTGGCGACCCGCCGACGGGCGATCGGATCGACCTGCTCGTCCGGCCGGACGACCTCCTCGCACAGCCAGATCCGGCAGGCACGGCCGTCGTCGAGGAGTGCCGGTACGTCGGCCCGGCGGCGATCCACCGGGTCGCGATCGACGACGGCCCGACAGTTCGGTGTCGACACAACCACGCCGACGTGATCGACGCGGAGACGCGCGTCTCGGTGACGATCGCCGCCGATCACGATCTCGCCTGGTTTCCCGCCTAG
- a CDS encoding type II toxin-antitoxin system RelE family toxin — MAEVYVTERAKDALEDLESDVQSRIKKKLRDISDWPDHYLKPLSGRDDYSVRIGDYRALIEWDRDGDVLYVKSVGHRRNFYDREL, encoded by the coding sequence ATGGCCGAGGTTTACGTTACCGAGCGAGCGAAAGACGCTCTCGAAGACCTCGAATCAGATGTCCAATCACGGATCAAGAAGAAACTCCGCGACATCAGCGACTGGCCAGATCACTACCTGAAACCGCTCTCCGGGCGAGACGATTATTCCGTCAGAATCGGGGACTACCGGGCACTCATCGAATGGGACCGTGACGGAGATGTCCTCTACGTCAAATCAGTGGGCCACCGACGGAATTTTTACGACCGAGAGCTGTGA
- a CDS encoding PhzF family phenazine biosynthesis protein — protein sequence MTDTRTITVVDVFTNDTFAGTPTGIVHDASDFSTAQLRAIGTELGTRVVGGIDGDRLRSVGPDGDCVSARTAIGALAVEPIADGPIETPDGSLTVSQDDRTWIEGFDASVDRVEAEYDRVAGALGIETAALAGVGRDLPITRASIGRPTLAVPVNYFEQAGGLAPDPTAVRALCEEASADALAVYTFDTLDPDSTVHCRSFDPRAGEFREEHASGLVAGAVGVGLRRFGEIDAATVRCEQGDYLDRPGRVVVKTDDVAVGGRAVTAVTGEIGVPRDESDDLIEL from the coding sequence ATGACCGACACCCGCACGATAACGGTCGTCGACGTGTTCACGAACGATACCTTCGCGGGCACCCCGACCGGGATCGTCCACGACGCGAGCGACTTCTCGACCGCGCAGTTGCGAGCGATCGGCACCGAACTCGGGACTCGCGTCGTCGGGGGGATCGACGGGGATCGGCTCCGCTCGGTCGGGCCCGACGGCGACTGTGTGAGCGCCCGGACGGCGATCGGTGCGCTCGCCGTCGAACCGATCGCGGACGGACCGATCGAGACGCCCGACGGCTCGCTCACCGTCAGTCAGGACGACCGAACCTGGATCGAGGGGTTCGACGCGTCGGTCGACCGGGTCGAGGCCGAGTACGACCGCGTCGCCGGCGCGCTCGGGATCGAGACCGCCGCGCTCGCGGGCGTCGGGCGAGACCTTCCGATCACTCGCGCGTCGATCGGCCGACCCACGCTCGCCGTCCCGGTGAACTACTTCGAACAGGCCGGCGGACTCGCGCCCGATCCGACGGCCGTCCGGGCGCTCTGTGAGGAAGCCAGCGCGGACGCGCTCGCGGTCTATACGTTCGACACGCTCGACCCCGACTCGACGGTGCACTGCCGGTCGTTCGACCCCCGAGCGGGCGAGTTTCGCGAGGAACACGCCTCGGGGCTGGTCGCCGGCGCGGTCGGGGTGGGACTCCGTCGATTCGGTGAGATCGACGCCGCGACCGTCCGCTGTGAACAGGGCGACTATCTCGACCGACCCGGGCGCGTGGTCGTCAAAACCGACGACGTCGCCGTCGGAGGTCGCGCTGTGACGGCGGTGACCGGCGAGATCGGGGTTCCACGCGACGAATCCGACGATCTGATCGAACTCTGA
- the dpsA gene encoding DNA starvation/stationary phase protection protein DpsA, which produces MANTDAVRKHADEIESNELRLSTEKSEQIVEALNTDLAATYVLYHQLKKHHWNVEGAEFRDLHLFLGDAAGRAEDAADELAERAQALGGAPVAGPTALADRAPVSMEGEDVYDIRTSLGNDLAIYGDIIESLRDHVDLATNLGDHATAQILREILVEVEEDAHHIEHYLEDDTLVER; this is translated from the coding sequence ATGGCCAACACCGACGCCGTCCGGAAGCACGCCGACGAGATCGAATCGAACGAACTCCGACTGAGTACGGAGAAATCCGAGCAGATCGTCGAGGCGCTCAACACCGATCTGGCCGCGACGTACGTGCTCTATCACCAGCTCAAGAAACACCACTGGAACGTCGAGGGCGCGGAGTTCCGCGACCTGCACCTCTTTTTGGGCGACGCGGCGGGCCGCGCCGAGGACGCGGCGGACGAACTCGCCGAACGCGCGCAGGCACTCGGCGGCGCTCCGGTCGCCGGCCCGACCGCGCTGGCCGACCGTGCGCCCGTCTCGATGGAAGGCGAAGATGTCTACGACATCCGAACCTCACTCGGCAACGACCTCGCGATCTACGGCGACATCATCGAGTCGCTGCGCGACCACGTCGACCTCGCGACCAACCTCGGTGATCACGCGACCGCACAGATCCTCCGGGAGATCCTCGTCGAGGTCGAAGAAGACGCTCACCACATCGAACACTACCTCGAAGACGACACGCTCGTCGAACGCTGA
- a CDS encoding ribbon-helix-helix domain-containing protein, whose translation MSTLNVKVPDEMDEDIEAFLDDRPHYLNKSELVRDAVRHLIEQPKLSERTLEDDRISRQQIENGNVTSLEDL comes from the coding sequence ATGAGCACACTCAACGTCAAGGTTCCCGACGAGATGGACGAGGACATCGAGGCATTTCTCGACGACCGACCGCACTACCTCAACAAGAGTGAACTCGTGAGGGACGCAGTCCGACATCTGATCGAACAGCCGAAACTCTCCGAGCGGACGCTCGAAGACGACCGTATTTCTCGCCAGCAGATCGAGAATGGCAACGTAACGTCTCTTGAAGACCTATAG
- a CDS encoding acetate--CoA ligase family protein — translation MGTLDTLFAPDGVAVVGATESEGSVGRAVMENLLDGYDGIVVPVNPNADTVFDVPAVDSVTDAEGVELAVVVVPPTIVNTVLEECGESGIQDVAVITAGFGEAGSEGAQLESQMKAIAAEYDLNLVGPNCIGVINTPTGMNATFSPKFPIEGQISFMSQSGAFITAVLDWASDQDLGFKDVVSLGNKAVMDERDFVEYWGEDPDTDVVLGYLEDIERGQEFIETAQKVTSEGTPIVAVKSGRTEAGASAAASHTGAIAGSERAYEAGLQQAGVIRATGVQELFDYATILEGQPTPDTNEVAIVTNAGGPGVMSTDAIGDSQLEMADLNDDTVERLEDTMPDGANIYNPVDVLGDAPTDRFEDALEIVLDDPNVGSVIVVACPTAVLDFERLADAIVAASETTDVPIAASLMGGHSADAAEKILGEVGIPSYFDPARGINGLDALYEFAQLQERGYEPPTEFDVDRERARSILERTRERENNSLGVEAMDLLEAYGIPIPEGAIVDSPGEAVEAAESIDGDVVMKIVSPDILHKSDIGGVEVGVPNDEVADTYGDLISRARNYHPDAHIIGVQVQEMADLDAGTETIVGMNRDPQFGPLVMFGLGGIFVEVLEDATFRVAPVSESEATSMLDEIDSAPLLRGARGRDPVDEGDVIETIQRISQLVTDFPAIMELDINPLVATPEGVSAVDIRLTVDQEEL, via the coding sequence ATGGGAACGCTCGATACACTCTTCGCGCCGGACGGCGTCGCGGTCGTCGGCGCGACCGAATCGGAAGGCTCGGTCGGTCGAGCCGTGATGGAGAACCTCCTCGACGGGTACGACGGGATCGTCGTCCCGGTGAATCCGAACGCCGACACCGTCTTCGACGTGCCCGCCGTCGACAGCGTCACCGATGCCGAGGGCGTCGAACTCGCGGTCGTCGTCGTCCCGCCCACGATCGTCAACACCGTCCTCGAGGAGTGTGGCGAGTCGGGCATCCAGGACGTCGCAGTCATCACGGCCGGGTTCGGTGAGGCCGGCAGTGAGGGGGCCCAGCTCGAAAGCCAGATGAAAGCGATCGCCGCCGAGTACGATCTGAACCTGGTCGGGCCGAACTGTATCGGCGTGATCAACACGCCGACGGGCATGAACGCCACGTTCAGCCCGAAGTTCCCGATCGAGGGCCAGATATCCTTCATGTCCCAGTCGGGAGCGTTTATCACGGCCGTCCTCGACTGGGCCAGCGACCAGGACCTGGGGTTCAAAGACGTGGTCTCGCTGGGCAACAAGGCCGTCATGGACGAGCGCGACTTCGTCGAGTACTGGGGCGAGGACCCCGACACCGACGTCGTCCTGGGCTATCTCGAAGACATCGAACGCGGCCAGGAGTTCATCGAGACCGCCCAGAAGGTCACCAGCGAGGGGACACCGATCGTCGCCGTGAAATCGGGTCGGACGGAGGCCGGTGCGTCGGCCGCAGCCTCCCACACCGGTGCGATCGCGGGCAGCGAACGCGCCTACGAGGCGGGCCTCCAGCAGGCCGGCGTGATCCGCGCGACGGGCGTCCAGGAACTGTTCGACTACGCGACGATCCTGGAGGGCCAGCCGACCCCCGACACCAACGAGGTCGCGATCGTCACGAACGCCGGTGGCCCGGGCGTGATGTCCACCGACGCGATCGGTGATTCGCAGTTGGAGATGGCCGATCTGAACGACGACACCGTCGAGCGACTCGAAGACACGATGCCGGACGGGGCGAACATCTACAACCCCGTCGACGTGCTCGGTGACGCGCCGACCGACCGGTTCGAGGACGCCCTGGAGATCGTGCTGGACGACCCCAACGTCGGGTCGGTCATCGTCGTCGCCTGTCCGACCGCCGTGCTGGATTTCGAACGGCTTGCCGACGCGATCGTCGCGGCCAGCGAGACCACGGACGTGCCGATCGCCGCGAGCCTGATGGGCGGGCACTCCGCCGACGCCGCCGAGAAAATCCTCGGAGAGGTCGGCATTCCCTCCTATTTCGATCCCGCGCGAGGGATCAACGGGCTGGACGCCCTCTACGAGTTCGCCCAACTCCAGGAGCGTGGCTACGAACCCCCCACGGAGTTCGACGTGGACCGCGAGCGCGCGCGGTCGATCCTCGAACGCACGCGCGAGCGCGAGAACAACAGTCTCGGCGTCGAGGCGATGGATCTGCTGGAAGCGTATGGCATCCCGATCCCCGAGGGCGCGATCGTCGATTCGCCCGGCGAGGCCGTCGAGGCCGCCGAATCGATCGACGGCGACGTCGTGATGAAGATCGTCAGTCCCGACATCCTGCACAAGTCCGACATCGGTGGCGTCGAAGTCGGCGTCCCGAACGACGAGGTCGCAGACACCTACGGCGACCTCATCAGTCGGGCGCGCAACTACCACCCCGACGCGCACATCATCGGCGTCCAGGTCCAGGAGATGGCCGATCTGGACGCCGGGACCGAGACCATCGTCGGGATGAACCGCGACCCGCAGTTCGGCCCGCTCGTGATGTTCGGGCTGGGCGGCATCTTCGTGGAAGTGCTCGAAGACGCGACCTTCCGGGTCGCGCCCGTCAGCGAGAGCGAGGCCACGTCGATGCTCGACGAAATCGACTCCGCACCCTTGTTGCGTGGCGCGCGTGGCCGCGATCCCGTCGACGAGGGCGACGTGATCGAGACCATCCAGCGCATCTCACAGCTCGTCACCGACTTCCCCGCGATCATGGAACTGGACATCAACCCGCTCGTCGCGACGCCCGAGGGCGTCTCGGCCGTCGACATCCGCCTGACAGTCGATCAGGAGGAGCTTTAA
- a CDS encoding alpha/beta fold hydrolase has product MSLKRLLATGAGAIGVAAVGNHLLTRRAGPLGPPLDGTTDETDWRGFSVATTELGDPEDPDLLAIHGISAAASSHEFADVASELADDYHVIAPDLLGFGRSDRPRIGYDPAVYTGVIEAVLAECDEPTVLASSLSGAYTAAAVADHDIAELIAVCPTDRTMAVEMGGPLLRAPIVGRSVYNALVSRPSLRHFYADHGVSDPDAIDAFRLDYDWQAAHQRGARWAPAAFLEGALQPDRSLEALFDPIDAPVRLLWGADADLPPVDRGRTLADAIDAELVIFEESALLPHVERPERVVEVVTGTEPQD; this is encoded by the coding sequence ATGTCTCTGAAACGCCTCCTCGCGACAGGCGCCGGTGCGATCGGCGTGGCGGCAGTCGGTAATCACCTTCTCACCCGTCGTGCGGGTCCGCTGGGGCCGCCGCTCGACGGGACGACCGACGAGACCGACTGGCGCGGGTTCTCGGTCGCGACGACGGAACTGGGCGACCCCGAAGATCCGGATCTCCTCGCGATTCATGGCATCAGTGCGGCGGCGAGCAGCCACGAGTTCGCAGACGTGGCCAGCGAACTCGCTGACGACTATCACGTGATCGCGCCCGATCTCCTCGGATTTGGCCGGTCGGACCGCCCGCGCATCGGGTACGACCCGGCGGTGTACACGGGCGTGATCGAGGCGGTCCTCGCTGAGTGTGACGAGCCGACGGTGCTCGCCTCGTCGCTGTCGGGGGCGTACACCGCGGCCGCGGTGGCCGATCACGACATCGCGGAACTGATCGCAGTCTGTCCGACCGACCGGACGATGGCCGTCGAGATGGGCGGCCCACTTCTCCGCGCGCCGATCGTCGGCCGATCGGTGTACAACGCGCTCGTCTCTCGGCCGTCGCTGCGGCACTTCTACGCCGATCACGGCGTGAGCGATCCCGACGCGATCGACGCGTTTCGACTCGATTACGACTGGCAGGCCGCCCACCAGCGGGGGGCCCGCTGGGCCCCCGCGGCGTTTCTGGAGGGCGCACTTCAGCCCGACCGCTCGCTCGAAGCCCTGTTCGATCCGATCGACGCGCCCGTGCGCCTGCTCTGGGGTGCAGACGCCGACCTCCCGCCGGTCGACCGCGGGCGCACCCTCGCGGACGCCATCGACGCCGAACTCGTGATATTCGAGGAGAGCGCCCTGCTCCCCCACGTCGAACGTCCCGAGCGGGTCGTCGAGGTCGTCACTGGGACCGAGCCACAGGACTGA
- a CDS encoding phosphotransacetylase family protein, whose amino-acid sequence MDPILVTSTEEATGKTAVALALATIAQDQGHDVGYMKPKGTRLQSATGKTRDEDPMLARDLLGLDREMHELEPIVYTPTFVEEAIRGRENPADLRERLLEHYDSQAAESDLMVLEGTDRLETGGIVDLTDPEIADAVDANVVLLSRYDEPEDIDEILAAVDQIGDNLAGVLFNAVPDAQFDQLTTDVVPFLESRDVPVLGVLPRIQELAGMTVGDLADRLGAQVLTSDVATDLFIERFTVGAMSAESALQQFRRTQNAAMITSGDRSEIITAGLEASGIKCIILSGGFRPTSAVLGKAEERGVPVLLLQSDTRMTIDRAEDILRTGPTRSAETVDRVRELITDHAEVDSLIDAAPE is encoded by the coding sequence ATGGACCCAATACTCGTCACCTCGACCGAAGAAGCGACCGGAAAGACTGCCGTCGCGCTCGCACTGGCCACCATCGCCCAGGACCAGGGCCACGACGTCGGCTACATGAAACCCAAGGGCACACGCCTGCAGTCCGCGACGGGCAAGACCCGCGACGAAGACCCGATGCTCGCGCGTGACCTCCTCGGTCTCGACCGCGAGATGCACGAACTCGAACCGATCGTCTACACGCCGACGTTCGTCGAGGAGGCCATCCGCGGGCGGGAGAACCCCGCCGACCTCCGCGAGCGCCTGCTCGAACACTACGACAGCCAGGCCGCCGAGTCCGATCTGATGGTGCTCGAAGGCACCGACCGCCTGGAGACGGGTGGGATCGTCGACCTGACCGACCCCGAGATTGCCGACGCCGTCGACGCGAACGTCGTCCTCCTGAGCCGGTACGACGAACCCGAAGACATCGACGAGATCCTCGCCGCCGTCGACCAGATCGGTGACAACCTCGCGGGCGTCCTGTTCAACGCCGTCCCCGACGCCCAGTTCGACCAGTTGACCACCGACGTCGTCCCGTTCCTGGAGAGTCGCGACGTGCCCGTTCTGGGCGTCCTGCCGCGCATTCAGGAGCTCGCGGGCATGACCGTCGGTGATCTGGCCGATCGGCTCGGCGCACAGGTGCTCACCAGTGACGTCGCGACCGACCTGTTCATCGAGCGCTTTACGGTCGGCGCGATGAGCGCCGAATCCGCGCTCCAGCAGTTCCGCCGCACGCAGAACGCGGCGATGATCACCAGTGGCGATCGCTCGGAGATCATCACCGCCGGGCTGGAAGCCTCGGGCATCAAGTGCATCATCCTCTCGGGCGGATTCCGCCCGACGAGTGCCGTGCTCGGGAAGGCCGAGGAGCGCGGCGTCCCCGTCCTGTTGTTACAGTCCGACACCCGGATGACGATCGACCGCGCCGAGGACATCCTCCGGACGGGCCCGACCCGCAGCGCCGAGACCGTGGATCGGGTCCGCGAGTTGATCACCGATCACGCCGAGGTCGACTCGCTGATCGACGCCGCGCCGGAATAG
- a CDS encoding GH36-type glycosyl hydrolase domain-containing protein, which produces MSYGHFDDDAREYVITDPETPRPWINYIGRKDYVGMISNTGGGYSFYQDPRYRRLIRYRYNNAPRNVGGRGLYVRDAESGEYWSPTWQPARVDLDDYECRHGLGYTTISGTKNSVATDVTYFVPPGEDLEAWRVTVTNEGSEARSLQLFSLVEFCLWDAMDDISNYQRNYNTGEVEIEGSTIYQKTEYRERREHFAYFACSADIDGFDTQRDAFLGNYEGFDQPQVLEDGAATDSVAHGWAPIGSHQIDLDLEPGESEEIVFLLGFHENPEDEKWAEPGVVNKEYVEPTIEEYCDPESLDAAFDELDEFWTDQLSALQVETPDPETDRMVNTWNAYQNTVTMNLARSASMYETGLTRGIGFRDSLQDQLAVLHQFPDRARQRILNLAKIQLKDGGAYHQYTPLTGEGNAEIGGGFNDDPMWLVMSTAAYVKETGDTSILDEEAVFENEEGTEAPLAEHLQRAVEYVWERRGPHDLPLIGHADWNDCLNLNCFSDNPDESFQTAEHDIDEERAESVFIAGQFVYALEELAALAEQTDVLPESSDEYQQYADEMTAAVQDAGWDGSWFRRAYDHFSDPIGSSENDEGQIFVESNGMCGMAEIGFNDGKAQDAMDSVRERLATEHGIVLHQPAYTEYDERYGEITSYPPGYKENGSVFCHTNPWIMITEAKLGNGERAFDYYKRICPAAREEISETHTTEPYVYAQTIAGPDAPTTGEAKNSWLTGTAAWNYVAITQYILGVRPDHDGLVVDPSIPADWDGFEMEREFRDATYEISVENPDGVESGVASVEVDGEEIDGQTVPAFEDGETHDVRVVMG; this is translated from the coding sequence ATGAGTTACGGCCACTTCGACGACGACGCCCGCGAATACGTCATCACGGACCCGGAAACCCCCCGGCCGTGGATCAACTACATCGGCCGCAAGGACTACGTCGGGATGATTTCGAACACCGGCGGCGGCTATTCGTTCTATCAGGACCCCCGGTATCGACGACTCATCCGGTATCGGTACAACAACGCGCCCCGCAACGTCGGGGGCCGTGGCCTGTACGTCCGCGACGCCGAGTCCGGCGAGTACTGGTCGCCGACCTGGCAACCCGCCAGAGTCGATCTGGACGACTACGAGTGTCGCCACGGACTCGGCTACACGACGATCAGCGGCACGAAAAATAGCGTCGCGACCGACGTGACCTACTTCGTCCCGCCCGGCGAAGACCTCGAAGCCTGGCGCGTGACCGTCACCAACGAGGGGAGCGAGGCGCGCAGTCTCCAGTTGTTCTCGCTCGTCGAGTTCTGTCTGTGGGACGCCATGGACGACATCTCGAACTACCAGCGCAACTACAACACGGGCGAAGTCGAGATCGAGGGCTCGACGATCTATCAGAAGACCGAATACCGCGAGCGCCGCGAGCACTTCGCCTATTTCGCGTGCTCGGCGGACATCGACGGGTTCGACACCCAGCGCGACGCCTTCCTCGGCAACTACGAGGGGTTCGACCAGCCCCAGGTGCTCGAAGACGGCGCGGCGACCGACTCGGTCGCCCACGGCTGGGCCCCGATCGGTTCCCACCAGATCGATCTCGACCTCGAACCCGGGGAAAGCGAAGAGATCGTCTTCCTGCTGGGCTTCCACGAGAACCCCGAAGACGAGAAGTGGGCCGAACCGGGCGTCGTCAACAAAGAGTACGTCGAGCCGACGATCGAGGAGTACTGCGACCCCGAATCGCTCGATGCGGCGTTCGACGAACTCGACGAGTTCTGGACGGATCAGCTGTCGGCACTGCAGGTCGAGACGCCCGACCCCGAGACCGACCGGATGGTCAACACCTGGAACGCCTACCAGAACACCGTCACGATGAACCTCGCGCGGTCGGCCTCGATGTACGAGACCGGGCTCACGCGGGGCATCGGCTTCCGTGACTCCCTGCAAGACCAGCTCGCCGTCCTCCATCAGTTCCCCGACCGCGCACGCCAGCGCATCCTCAACCTCGCGAAGATCCAGCTGAAAGACGGTGGGGCCTACCACCAGTACACCCCGCTGACGGGCGAGGGCAACGCCGAGATCGGTGGCGGGTTCAACGACGACCCGATGTGGCTGGTGATGTCGACCGCCGCGTACGTCAAAGAGACCGGCGACACCTCGATCCTCGACGAAGAGGCCGTCTTCGAGAACGAGGAAGGCACGGAAGCGCCGCTGGCCGAGCACCTCCAGCGCGCCGTCGAGTACGTCTGGGAGCGCCGCGGGCCCCACGACCTGCCGCTGATCGGCCACGCCGACTGGAACGACTGCCTCAACCTGAACTGCTTCTCGGACAATCCCGACGAGTCGTTCCAGACCGCCGAACACGACATCGACGAGGAGCGCGCGGAGTCGGTCTTTATCGCCGGGCAGTTCGTCTACGCGCTCGAAGAACTCGCCGCACTCGCAGAGCAGACCGACGTCCTCCCCGAGTCCAGCGACGAGTACCAGCAGTACGCCGACGAGATGACCGCCGCAGTGCAGGACGCGGGCTGGGACGGATCCTGGTTCCGACGGGCGTACGACCACTTCAGCGACCCGATCGGGTCGAGCGAGAACGACGAGGGCCAGATCTTCGTCGAGTCCAACGGCATGTGCGGGATGGCCGAAATCGGGTTCAACGACGGCAAGGCCCAGGACGCCATGGACTCGGTGCGCGAGCGACTCGCGACCGAGCACGGCATCGTGCTCCACCAGCCCGCCTACACCGAGTACGACGAGCGCTACGGTGAGATCACCTCCTACCCGCCGGGCTACAAGGAAAACGGATCGGTGTTCTGTCACACCAACCCGTGGATCATGATCACGGAAGCCAAGTTGGGCAACGGCGAGCGCGCCTTCGATTACTACAAGCGGATCTGTCCGGCGGCCCGCGAGGAGATCAGCGAGACCCACACCACCGAACCGTACGTCTACGCCCAGACCATCGCCGGGCCGGACGCCCCGACCACCGGCGAGGCCAAAAACTCCTGGCTGACGGGCACCGCGGCCTGGAACTACGTCGCGATCACGCAGTACATCCTCGGCGTGCGGCCCGACCACGACGGCCTCGTGGTCGATCCGTCGATTCCGGCCGACTGGGACGGCTTCGAGATGGAACGGGAGTTCCGCGACGCGACCTACGAGATTTCGGTCGAGAACCCCGACGGCGTGGAATCTGGCGTGGCGAGCGTCGAAGTCGACGGTGAGGAAATCGACGGCCAGACGGTCCCCGCGTTCGAGGACGGCGAGACCCACGACGTGCGCGTCGTGATGGGCTGA